Proteins encoded within one genomic window of Spiribacter curvatus:
- the dnaG gene encoding DNA primase: protein MAGRIPDSFIDELLARVDIADVVGERVQLKRSGSNQLGLCPFHGEKSPSFTVSTAKQFYHCFGCGAHGSAIRFLMEYDRLDFREAVAQLAQMAGMEMPENTQDPAVQQNHAPLYALLERADRAYQQWLRQHPQRQRAIDYLRQRGLSGEIARRFGIGFAPPGWDNLISRLGASDDLQRVGLVIERDGGRIYDRFRDRIMFPIRDRRGRTIGFGGRVLDEGEPKYLNSPETPVFHKGESLYGLYEVLQADRHPADIVVVEGYMDVLALAQHGLPRAVATLGTATSTRQVERLLKTSSDIIFCFDGDNAGRQAAWRALENALPTMRQGRQIRFLFLPDGEDPDSLVRALGRSGFEARLQQATSLSDYLIERLEADTDMQSMDGRARFVEKALPLLQRLPPDVYRHMLCERLAGLARLDTDYLEGVVDGRETLSRDQRARRREPAGTDTGGVRRTPIRLAIALLLQSPALANNVDEIDSLRGLDDLPGLPLLVQMVELARHEPHLNPGAILERFRDSEHESALWKLVTWDHLVPATGLEAEFADAMEQIRRITAERRLRHLNERLQAGTLTTDEWSEWQRIKQKGQ from the coding sequence ATGGCCGGCAGAATCCCTGACTCCTTCATCGATGAACTGCTCGCCCGCGTCGACATTGCCGATGTCGTGGGTGAGCGCGTGCAGCTGAAACGCTCGGGCAGCAACCAGCTCGGGCTCTGCCCCTTTCACGGCGAGAAAAGCCCATCTTTCACGGTCAGCACCGCCAAGCAGTTCTACCACTGCTTTGGCTGCGGCGCCCATGGCAGTGCGATCCGCTTTCTCATGGAGTATGACCGCCTCGATTTCCGCGAGGCGGTGGCCCAGCTCGCCCAGATGGCCGGCATGGAGATGCCCGAGAACACCCAGGATCCGGCCGTCCAGCAGAATCATGCACCACTCTATGCACTCCTTGAGCGGGCGGATCGCGCCTATCAGCAGTGGCTTCGGCAACACCCCCAACGCCAACGGGCCATCGACTACCTGCGCCAGCGAGGACTCAGCGGCGAGATCGCCCGGCGCTTCGGGATCGGATTCGCGCCGCCGGGGTGGGACAACCTGATCTCACGACTCGGTGCCTCTGACGACCTCCAGCGCGTCGGCCTGGTCATCGAGCGCGACGGGGGGCGAATCTATGACCGGTTCCGGGACCGCATCATGTTCCCCATCCGCGACCGCCGTGGGCGCACCATCGGCTTTGGTGGCCGGGTGCTCGATGAGGGCGAGCCGAAATACCTGAATTCCCCGGAGACGCCGGTATTCCACAAGGGCGAGTCCCTCTACGGGCTTTATGAAGTGCTCCAGGCCGACCGCCACCCGGCCGACATCGTCGTGGTGGAGGGCTATATGGATGTGCTCGCACTCGCCCAGCACGGCCTCCCCCGCGCGGTGGCCACGCTCGGGACAGCGACCTCCACCCGCCAGGTCGAGCGTCTGCTCAAGACATCATCGGACATCATCTTTTGCTTCGACGGCGACAATGCCGGTCGGCAAGCCGCCTGGCGGGCGCTGGAGAACGCCCTGCCGACCATGCGCCAGGGCCGCCAGATACGCTTCCTGTTCCTGCCGGACGGCGAAGACCCGGACAGTCTGGTCCGTGCCCTCGGACGCTCGGGCTTCGAGGCGCGACTCCAGCAGGCGACGTCGCTGTCAGACTATCTGATCGAACGCCTTGAGGCCGATACCGACATGCAGAGCATGGATGGGCGCGCACGGTTCGTGGAAAAGGCGCTGCCGCTCCTCCAGCGTCTGCCACCGGATGTCTATCGACACATGCTCTGCGAGCGCCTGGCTGGTCTGGCGCGATTGGATACCGACTACCTCGAGGGGGTAGTGGATGGCCGCGAAACCCTCAGCCGCGACCAGCGGGCGCGGCGCCGTGAGCCCGCCGGCACCGATACCGGTGGCGTGCGACGCACGCCAATCCGGCTGGCCATCGCGCTGTTACTGCAGTCACCGGCGCTGGCCAACAACGTCGACGAGATCGACTCGTTGCGTGGCCTCGACGACCTCCCTGGGCTACCCCTGCTGGTGCAGATGGTTGAACTCGCCCGTCATGAGCCCCATCTCAACCCGGGAGCGATACTTGAAAGGTTCCGGGACAGTGAGCACGAGAGCGCGCTCTGGAAGCTCGTCACCTGGGACCACCTGGTACCGGCAACCGGCCTCGAAGCGGAGTTCGCGGATGCAATGGAACAGATTCGCCGGATCACGGCGGAAAGACGCCTGCGGCATCTCAACGAACGGCTCCAGGCCGGCACCCTCACGACCGATGAATGGTCGGAGTGGCAGCGAATCAAACAGAAGGGGCAGTGA
- a CDS encoding GatB/YqeY domain-containing protein — protein sequence MSDLNTQLRDAVKAAMRAGDKPRLATLRMVSAAIKQKEVDERRSLEDADVLAILDKMVKQRRESVEQYEAAGRAELVATERAEIEIIDEFLPQALTEAEIDEQVTAAIRETGAESVRDMGRVMALLKPQMQGRADMSAVSARVKQQLG from the coding sequence GTGAGCGACCTCAACACGCAGCTTCGCGATGCCGTCAAGGCCGCCATGCGGGCCGGCGACAAGCCTCGGCTTGCGACGCTGCGAATGGTCAGCGCCGCGATCAAGCAAAAGGAAGTCGACGAGCGTCGGTCGCTCGAAGATGCCGATGTGCTTGCGATACTCGATAAGATGGTCAAGCAGCGCCGCGAGTCCGTCGAGCAGTACGAGGCGGCCGGGCGTGCGGAGCTGGTCGCCACCGAGCGAGCGGAGATCGAGATCATTGACGAGTTCCTGCCCCAGGCGCTCACCGAGGCCGAAATCGATGAGCAGGTCACCGCGGCCATCCGCGAAACGGGGGCTGAATCGGTCCGCGATATGGGCCGGGTCATGGCACTGCTCAAGCCGCAGATGCAGGGCCGTGCTGATATGAGTGCGGTGAGCGCACGCGTTAAACAGCAGCTCGGCTGA
- the rpsU gene encoding 30S ribosomal protein S21 — MPNVKVRENEPFEVALRRFKRSCEKAGVLSEVRRRESYEKPTQERKRKQAAAVKRHAKRVQRENQRGQRLY; from the coding sequence ATGCCGAACGTTAAGGTTCGCGAGAACGAGCCCTTCGAGGTGGCCCTGCGCCGCTTCAAGCGGTCCTGTGAGAAGGCCGGTGTGCTGTCAGAAGTGCGCCGTCGCGAGAGTTATGAAAAGCCCACCCAGGAGCGTAAGCGCAAGCAGGCCGCTGCGGTGAAACGCCACGCCAAGCGCGTGCAGCGTGAAAACCAGCGTGGCCAGCGCCTTTACTAG
- the tsaD gene encoding tRNA (adenosine(37)-N6)-threonylcarbamoyltransferase complex transferase subunit TsaD yields MITLGIETSCDETGIALYSDDAGLIAHRLHSQAATHAEYGGVVPELASRDHIRRVLPLIEDCLTEAGLSVADVDGIAYTRGPGLAGALLVGAAVAESLGWALDCPVLGVHHMEAHLLAPMLEPDPPRFPFLALLVSGGHTLLVQVAGVGRYRVLGESLDDAAGEAFDKTAKLLGLPYPGGPELEALARDGEAGSLRFPRPMTDRPGLDFSFSGLKTAVLNTVRDGPDDLARRAAVARAFQDAVVDTFAIKVRRALRSSGVSHLVVAGGVGANQALRDGLQSVARAEGVAVAYPRLAFCTDNGAMIAYAGHCRLAAGERDAAGTDVRPRWPLDELLSPGGG; encoded by the coding sequence ATGATCACGCTCGGTATCGAGACCTCCTGCGATGAGACCGGCATCGCGCTCTATTCCGATGACGCCGGGCTCATTGCCCACCGTCTCCACAGTCAGGCGGCCACCCACGCCGAGTACGGGGGTGTGGTGCCCGAACTGGCATCGCGGGACCATATCCGCCGTGTCCTGCCCCTGATTGAGGACTGCCTGACCGAGGCCGGGCTGAGCGTGGCCGACGTCGATGGCATCGCGTATACCCGCGGCCCGGGACTCGCCGGCGCGCTGCTGGTGGGGGCGGCGGTCGCGGAGAGCCTGGGCTGGGCGCTGGACTGCCCGGTACTCGGGGTCCATCACATGGAAGCGCATCTGCTCGCGCCCATGCTCGAGCCCGACCCGCCCCGGTTTCCCTTCCTCGCGCTGCTGGTGTCCGGTGGTCATACCCTGCTTGTCCAGGTGGCGGGCGTCGGCCGCTATCGGGTCCTGGGCGAATCGCTGGATGATGCCGCCGGTGAGGCGTTCGACAAGACCGCCAAGCTGCTGGGGCTGCCCTATCCCGGCGGTCCGGAACTGGAGGCGCTGGCGCGCGACGGCGAGGCCGGATCATTGCGCTTCCCGCGGCCAATGACGGATCGCCCCGGGCTCGATTTCAGCTTCAGTGGTCTCAAGACCGCGGTGCTCAACACAGTCCGAGACGGGCCCGACGACCTCGCCCGCCGCGCCGCCGTGGCCCGGGCCTTTCAGGATGCGGTGGTCGATACCTTTGCCATCAAAGTCCGTCGCGCGCTGCGCTCGAGCGGCGTCAGTCATCTCGTGGTCGCCGGCGGTGTCGGCGCGAATCAGGCCCTGCGCGATGGGCTGCAGTCGGTGGCTCGCGCCGAGGGCGTGGCGGTGGCCTACCCGCGGCTGGCGTTTTGTACCGACAATGGCGCCATGATCGCCTACGCCGGGCACTGCCGGCTGGCCGCCGGCGAGCGCGACGCTGCGGGTACCGATGTTCGCCCGCGATGGCCGCTGGACGAGCTGCTGTCGCCGGGTGGCGGCTAG
- the plsY gene encoding glycerol-3-phosphate 1-O-acyltransferase PlsY, protein MIDIALILFGYLAGSLSTGVLVARLLGIADPRSDGSGNPGATNVLRLGGRSAGAATLLGDALKGAVPVLCGYALGLPATTIAVIGGAAFLGHVYPVFFGFRGGKGIATGLGIFLAWSWLPGVVAVLTWLGVAGLSRLSSLAALVSFALAPAYFLAIDQSPALAGAAAGMALLTGWRHRGNIQRIASGTEPRIGRR, encoded by the coding sequence ATGATCGACATCGCACTCATTCTCTTCGGCTATCTGGCCGGCTCATTATCCACTGGTGTGCTGGTCGCGCGGCTGCTGGGAATCGCCGATCCACGCAGCGATGGCAGCGGCAATCCGGGCGCCACCAACGTGCTGCGGCTGGGGGGACGGAGTGCGGGAGCGGCAACCCTCCTGGGCGATGCCCTCAAGGGGGCTGTCCCGGTTCTCTGCGGCTATGCACTCGGGCTGCCGGCGACGACCATCGCGGTCATCGGTGGCGCGGCATTCCTGGGGCATGTCTATCCCGTGTTCTTCGGGTTTCGCGGCGGCAAGGGCATCGCCACCGGGCTGGGGATTTTTCTTGCCTGGTCGTGGCTGCCCGGCGTCGTGGCGGTACTGACCTGGCTGGGGGTGGCCGGCCTGAGCCGTCTCTCGTCGCTGGCCGCACTGGTCAGCTTTGCGCTGGCGCCGGCCTACTTCCTGGCCATCGATCAGTCGCCGGCGCTCGCCGGCGCCGCGGCGGGCATGGCGCTGCTGACGGGCTGGCGGCATCGCGGCAATATCCAGCGCATCGCCAGCGGCACTGAACCGCGCATCGGTCGACGCTAG
- the folB gene encoding dihydroneopterin aldolase: MDTVFLEALTLRSVIGVHPWERSFAQRLELDLNLSVDTRDAAATDAIDAAVDYAALSERLAERAATADCQLIETLAARLADVVLEDNRIESVDLTLRKPGAVPTARSVGVRIIRSQSEVP; this comes from the coding sequence ATGGATACCGTGTTCCTTGAGGCGCTGACCTTACGCTCCGTGATCGGGGTCCATCCCTGGGAGCGGTCCTTCGCCCAGCGGCTCGAGCTGGATCTGAACCTCTCTGTGGATACTCGGGACGCCGCCGCGACGGATGCGATCGACGCGGCCGTGGATTACGCGGCCCTCAGTGAGCGTCTGGCCGAGCGGGCGGCGACCGCAGACTGCCAGCTCATCGAGACGCTGGCGGCGCGCCTTGCGGACGTCGTCCTCGAGGATAACCGCATCGAGTCCGTCGATTTGACGCTGCGCAAACCGGGCGCGGTCCCGACGGCCAGGAGCGTCGGTGTCAGAATCATCCGAAGCCAGTCAGAGGTCCCATGA
- the folK gene encoding 2-amino-4-hydroxy-6-hydroxymethyldihydropteridine diphosphokinase has protein sequence MNRAYLSIGSNIDPERHVRAAISALHDRFGELTLSPVYQTPAVGFDGDDFYNLVVGLDTDTAVDQLAAACREIETEHGRQRTARRFSARTLDIDLLTLGNIIRDDVPILPRDEILKYAFVLKPLVDIAPDERHPLDGRRYADIWSSFEDDGGVVPIALDLSAESGG, from the coding sequence ATGAATCGCGCCTATCTCAGCATCGGCAGCAACATCGACCCCGAGCGCCATGTGCGCGCCGCCATTTCCGCGCTTCATGACCGCTTTGGCGAGTTGACCCTCTCTCCGGTCTATCAGACACCTGCTGTCGGATTCGACGGTGACGACTTCTATAACCTGGTCGTCGGGCTCGACACCGATACCGCCGTCGATCAGCTGGCGGCCGCCTGCCGCGAGATCGAGACCGAGCATGGTCGGCAGCGGACCGCCCGTCGCTTCAGTGCCCGAACGCTCGATATCGATCTGCTCACACTGGGGAATATCATCCGCGATGACGTGCCCATCCTGCCGCGGGATGAGATCCTCAAGTATGCCTTCGTGCTCAAACCGCTGGTGGATATCGCGCCCGACGAGCGACATCCCCTTGACGGTCGGCGCTACGCCGACATCTGGTCCTCGTTCGAGGACGACGGAGGCGTGGTACCCATCGCGCTTGATCTCTCCGCCGAAAGCGGTGGCTGA
- a CDS encoding class I SAM-dependent methyltransferase, producing the protein MARRDGPDAPPEPDATAARYSADLRERIDASIAMAGGRMDFAEYMAMALYSPGLGYYSAGQTRFGAGGDFTTAPLISPLFSWTLAREVQRSLEAVGGDTVLEFGAGTGRMAADILAAMAAADAPPARYLIVEVSADLRAEQARTLDALDPDLRARVAWLDRLPAEPIRGVVLANEVMDALPVRRFRRTETGVDCLAVGHDASGALSWQPQVADDELQAAVTAIEAAIGERLPAGYCSEWCPSLAPWIAELGALIDAGVALLIDYGYPRTEFYHPQRATGTLLCHYRHRAHDDPFFWPGLQDITASADFTAAAEAGIDAGLELLGFATQGNFLAGAGLPDVLQAQAGDDPNRAAELAQSAKPLIFPDELGERFKVLGLGRGMETTLPGFAFTDHRARLSVNKI; encoded by the coding sequence ATGGCCCGCCGTGACGGTCCCGACGCACCGCCCGAGCCCGATGCGACCGCCGCCCGTTACAGCGCCGATCTGCGCGAGCGGATTGATGCGTCCATTGCCATGGCGGGCGGGCGTATGGACTTCGCTGAGTACATGGCGATGGCCCTGTACTCGCCGGGGTTGGGGTATTACAGCGCGGGTCAGACGCGGTTCGGGGCCGGCGGGGATTTCACCACAGCACCGCTGATATCGCCGCTTTTCTCCTGGACGCTGGCCCGCGAGGTGCAGCGCAGCCTCGAAGCCGTGGGCGGCGACACGGTCTTGGAGTTTGGTGCCGGCACAGGCCGTATGGCGGCCGATATCCTCGCGGCCATGGCCGCCGCGGACGCGCCGCCGGCGCGCTATCTCATCGTCGAGGTCAGCGCCGACCTGCGCGCGGAACAGGCACGCACACTCGACGCCCTCGATCCGGATCTGCGGGCCCGTGTTGCATGGCTTGATCGCCTGCCTGCGGAGCCGATCCGCGGCGTTGTGCTCGCCAATGAGGTGATGGATGCCCTGCCGGTCCGGCGCTTCCGGCGCACTGAGACCGGTGTGGACTGCCTCGCCGTGGGTCACGATGCATCCGGCGCGCTCAGCTGGCAGCCGCAGGTCGCGGATGATGAGCTTCAGGCGGCGGTGACGGCCATCGAGGCGGCGATCGGTGAGCGCCTGCCGGCGGGGTACTGCTCTGAGTGGTGTCCCTCACTCGCGCCCTGGATTGCCGAACTCGGAGCGTTGATCGATGCCGGTGTCGCCCTGCTCATCGATTATGGCTATCCCCGCACGGAGTTCTATCACCCGCAGCGGGCGACCGGCACCCTATTGTGCCACTACCGTCATCGCGCCCACGACGACCCGTTTTTCTGGCCCGGGCTTCAGGACATTACCGCCTCGGCAGACTTTACGGCGGCCGCTGAGGCCGGGATCGATGCCGGACTGGAGCTGCTCGGTTTCGCGACCCAGGGCAATTTCCTGGCCGGGGCCGGGCTACCCGATGTGCTGCAGGCGCAGGCGGGCGACGACCCCAACCGCGCCGCCGAGCTCGCCCAGAGCGCCAAGCCGCTGATCTTTCCCGACGAGCTGGGAGAGCGGTTCAAGGTGTTGGGACTCGGTCGCGGCATGGAGACAACCCTGCCCGGTTTTGCCTTTACCGATCATCGTGCACGGTTGTCAGTCAATAAAATTTAA
- a CDS encoding adenylate/guanylate cyclase domain-containing protein, translating into MESPGRYRYWPANTLYAASQDWFSPYLSRPVRELLDAGPQAQWLLRSPRNADVCILFTDIRGFTDLSRAIRSDTLFRTVDACIGRQIRIIEHYDGYVDNFTGDGLMAIFEGPQMADNACRCALEVVTRALPAVRYGETALAPIGAGLHRGDVAMGTLGCESRRTYTAIGDTVNWAARLTGFARGQDVVISERLRGALTAEIAERFAPVQTDQGRADIDAVVPVYRSRRS; encoded by the coding sequence ATGGAGTCCCCCGGCCGCTATCGCTACTGGCCCGCGAACACGCTTTACGCCGCCAGCCAGGACTGGTTCTCGCCCTATCTATCGCGCCCCGTCCGCGAGCTCCTTGATGCTGGCCCCCAGGCCCAGTGGTTATTGCGCTCACCCCGGAACGCCGATGTCTGTATTCTTTTCACCGATATCCGCGGATTCACCGATCTGTCGCGTGCCATCCGGTCGGATACATTGTTTCGCACGGTCGATGCCTGCATCGGTCGGCAGATCCGGATCATCGAGCACTATGACGGATACGTTGATAACTTCACCGGAGACGGACTGATGGCGATCTTCGAAGGCCCTCAGATGGCGGATAACGCCTGCCGCTGCGCGCTGGAGGTCGTGACCCGGGCACTGCCTGCGGTGCGTTATGGCGAGACCGCCCTGGCGCCGATCGGAGCCGGACTGCACCGCGGTGATGTCGCGATGGGTACGCTCGGCTGTGAAAGCCGGCGTACCTACACCGCGATCGGCGATACCGTTAACTGGGCGGCACGGCTGACGGGTTTCGCACGCGGGCAGGACGTGGTCATCAGCGAGCGGTTGCGGGGCGCGCTCACCGCAGAGATCGCCGAGCGTTTTGCGCCTGTGCAGACCGACCAGGGGCGCGCCGACATCGATGCAGTCGTGCCAGTCTATCGCTCGAGGCGCAGCTGA
- a CDS encoding undecaprenyl-diphosphate phosphatase encodes MDPLQALWLGIIQGLTEFLPISSSAHLILLPRLLGWPDQGLAFDVAVHVGTLLAVMLYFRRQVLPLVHDTIRSAWQRRPVGESQLGWALVIGTLPLVAGALVLADAAEGLLRDPRIIAAATIGFGLLLWVVARRAGDRDERSISPGAALFIGAAQVLAIIPGTSRSGITMTAGLWLGLDATAAARFSFLLSMPAIGLAGAWKTLQLAGAESAVDWGVFGFGALVSAVAAYLCIKAFLALVSRVGMTPFVIYRLVLGVVLLVLFTG; translated from the coding sequence ATGGATCCGTTGCAGGCGCTGTGGCTGGGCATCATCCAGGGATTGACCGAGTTCCTGCCGATCTCGAGCTCGGCGCACCTCATCCTGCTTCCGCGTCTGCTCGGTTGGCCGGATCAGGGACTGGCGTTCGACGTTGCCGTCCACGTCGGGACGCTGCTCGCGGTGATGCTGTATTTCCGCCGGCAGGTCCTGCCGCTGGTCCATGACACCATCCGCTCCGCCTGGCAGCGCCGGCCCGTGGGCGAGAGTCAGCTGGGCTGGGCGCTGGTGATCGGGACGCTGCCGCTGGTAGCAGGCGCGCTGGTGCTGGCCGATGCCGCCGAGGGCCTGCTCCGCGATCCGCGGATCATCGCGGCGGCGACCATCGGCTTTGGGCTGTTGCTCTGGGTCGTGGCGCGTCGGGCCGGTGATCGCGATGAGCGGAGCATCAGCCCGGGAGCGGCGCTTTTCATCGGCGCCGCGCAGGTTCTCGCGATCATCCCCGGTACCTCGCGCTCGGGTATCACCATGACCGCCGGGCTGTGGCTGGGCCTCGATGCCACGGCCGCGGCGCGGTTCTCGTTTTTGCTGTCGATGCCGGCGATTGGTCTGGCGGGGGCCTGGAAGACGCTGCAGCTGGCCGGTGCGGAGAGCGCCGTTGATTGGGGCGTGTTCGGCTTCGGGGCGCTGGTCTCGGCGGTGGCTGCCTATCTATGCATCAAGGCTTTTCTGGCGCTGGTCTCGCGGGTGGGTATGACGCCGTTCGTGATCTACCGGCTGGTGCTGGGCGTGGTGCTGTTGGTGCTGTTCACTGGTTAG
- a CDS encoding multifunctional CCA addition/repair protein yields the protein MAARRGASFRVTTDGLEIYEVGGAVRDRLLGRPVQEHDWVVVGATPEAMTARGFRPVGREFPVFLHPETDEEYALARTERKTGPGYHGFTFHASPDVELEADLARRDLTVNAMAQAPDGTLIDPFHGRDDLNARQLRHVSTAFREDPVRILRLARFAARLAPLGFEVAAETMELCREMVASGEVEALVPERVWQETAKALMAPAPAAFIRVLRDCGALARLMPEVDCLFGIPQPPRHHPEIDTGEHILLVLQQCARLEADLPTRFSALVHDLGKGITPADHLPGHRGHEARGVPLVEALCERLRVPAQCRDLALGVTRHHLNCHRVRDLDPADILVMLEGLDLFRRPSRMDGFLLACEADYRGRLGLEDRPYPQADWMRSTLAQCRQIDASRFVAAGLKGAAIGDAIRDARLAVISDNQASD from the coding sequence GTGGCGGCGCGACGCGGGGCGTCATTCCGAGTGACCACCGACGGCCTCGAGATCTATGAGGTGGGCGGCGCCGTTCGCGACCGCCTGCTGGGACGCCCGGTCCAGGAGCACGACTGGGTCGTGGTCGGCGCGACCCCCGAGGCAATGACGGCGCGGGGGTTCCGGCCGGTCGGGCGGGAGTTTCCGGTGTTCCTGCACCCCGAGACCGACGAGGAATACGCGCTGGCGCGCACCGAGCGCAAGACCGGTCCCGGCTATCATGGCTTTACCTTCCATGCCAGTCCCGATGTCGAGCTCGAGGCCGATCTGGCCCGCCGCGATCTTACTGTGAACGCCATGGCACAGGCGCCGGACGGCACCCTGATCGATCCATTCCATGGCCGCGACGATCTCAACGCGCGGCAACTCAGGCATGTCTCGACGGCGTTCCGTGAGGACCCGGTCCGCATCCTGCGGCTGGCGCGGTTCGCCGCCCGTCTGGCACCGCTCGGATTCGAAGTGGCCGCCGAGACCATGGAGCTCTGTCGTGAGATGGTCGCAAGTGGCGAGGTGGAGGCGCTGGTGCCCGAGCGGGTCTGGCAGGAAACCGCGAAGGCGTTGATGGCACCCGCACCCGCGGCGTTTATCCGGGTCCTGCGTGACTGTGGGGCACTGGCAAGGCTGATGCCGGAGGTCGACTGCCTGTTCGGCATCCCCCAGCCACCCCGTCATCACCCGGAGATCGACACCGGCGAGCATATCCTGCTGGTGCTGCAGCAGTGCGCGCGGCTCGAGGCCGATCTGCCGACCCGCTTTTCGGCACTGGTCCATGACCTCGGCAAGGGCATCACTCCGGCCGATCATCTGCCTGGCCATCGCGGCCATGAGGCACGTGGTGTTCCTCTGGTGGAGGCACTCTGCGAACGGTTGCGGGTGCCGGCCCAGTGCCGTGATCTGGCGCTGGGTGTGACCCGCCACCACCTGAACTGCCATCGCGTCCGCGACCTCGACCCGGCGGATATTCTGGTAATGCTGGAAGGACTGGACCTGTTTCGGCGTCCATCCCGCATGGATGGCTTCCTGCTTGCCTGTGAGGCCGATTATCGCGGTCGACTGGGGCTCGAGGACCGCCCCTATCCGCAGGCCGACTGGATGCGCTCAACGCTGGCGCAGTGCCGACAGATAGACGCCTCACGCTTTGTGGCGGCCGGTCTCAAGGGCGCGGCCATCGGTGACGCGATCCGCGACGCCCGTCTGGCCGTCATCAGCGACAACCAGGCCAGTGACTAA
- a CDS encoding complex I NDUFA9 subunit family protein, with the protein MRIQTVCILGGTGFVGRQIANRLANTPIRIKVLTRRRERNRHLLPIPNLELVEANIHDPAELAHQLEGVDAVINLVAILNESSKPGRGFETVHVELVEKLLEACQTAGVRRLLHMSALGAAVDGPSRYQQTKGEGERLALAANGDDLAVTVFKPSVVFGAADGFLNTFAGMLKLAPVMPLPTPNAKFQPVYVDDVAAAFEHSLTDRRTFGRTYELGGPNVYTLETLVRYVARLLGLKRAIIGLPDGLSRLQGRILQRFPGKPYTYDNYLSSQVDNVCSHNGLPELGVHPTSLEAVAPGYLGAGKSRDRYDEWRRDAGRHSE; encoded by the coding sequence ATGCGCATCCAGACTGTCTGCATACTCGGCGGCACCGGCTTCGTCGGTCGCCAGATCGCCAACCGCCTCGCCAACACCCCGATCCGGATCAAGGTGTTGACGCGCCGTCGCGAGCGCAATCGCCATCTGCTCCCGATCCCCAATCTCGAGCTGGTGGAGGCGAACATCCACGACCCGGCAGAGCTCGCGCATCAGCTCGAGGGGGTGGATGCCGTGATCAATCTGGTGGCGATCCTCAACGAGTCGAGCAAACCCGGACGCGGCTTCGAGACGGTCCATGTCGAGCTGGTGGAAAAGCTCCTCGAGGCCTGCCAGACGGCGGGCGTACGCCGTCTGCTGCATATGAGCGCCCTGGGTGCCGCGGTGGACGGTCCCAGCCGCTATCAGCAGACCAAGGGCGAGGGTGAGCGCCTGGCGCTGGCCGCCAATGGCGACGACCTGGCGGTCACGGTGTTCAAACCGTCTGTGGTGTTCGGGGCCGCCGACGGCTTCCTCAACACCTTCGCCGGGATGCTGAAGCTCGCGCCAGTGATGCCGCTGCCAACGCCCAACGCGAAGTTCCAGCCGGTGTATGTGGATGACGTGGCCGCGGCATTCGAGCATTCACTCACCGATCGGCGCACCTTCGGCAGGACCTACGAGCTGGGTGGGCCGAATGTGTATACCCTCGAGACCCTGGTCCGCTACGTCGCCAGGCTGCTCGGACTCAAGCGGGCGATCATTGGACTGCCGGATGGTCTGTCGCGGCTTCAGGGCCGGATCCTGCAACGCTTCCCCGGCAAGCCCTATACCTATGACAACTACCTGTCGAGTCAGGTCGACAACGTCTGCAGCCACAATGGCCTACCCGAACTGGGCGTGCATCCGACCTCGCTTGAGGCCGTGGCTCCGGGCTACCTCGGCGCGGGCAAATCGCGCGATCGCTATGATGAGTGGCGGCGCGACGCGGGGCGTCATTCCGAGTGA